From a region of the Ovis aries strain OAR_USU_Benz2616 breed Rambouillet chromosome 2, ARS-UI_Ramb_v3.0, whole genome shotgun sequence genome:
- the LOC101107675 gene encoding phospholipase A2, membrane associated-like, translating into MKTLLLLAVIIAIGLLQGHGSLADFQKMVKFTTGKDLLTTYSFYGCHCGAGNRGTPKDATDRCCRARDCCYENLRKRGCRTSFQSYNFIFQRGQIVCGDQDYCKRHLCQCDKKAADCFDKNRRTYNKKFQYYNNLLCFGSAPKC; encoded by the exons ATGAAGACCCTCCTGCTGCTGGCAGTGATCATAGCCATCG GCCTGCTGCAGGGCCATGGAAGTTTGGCAGATTTCCAGAAAATGGTCAAGTTCACGACAGGAAAGGACCTTCTGACCACTTACAGCTTCTATGGTTGCCACTGTGGTGCGGGTAACAGAGGAACCCCCAAGGACGCAACAGATCG GTGCTGCAGGGCACGTGACTGCTGCTACGAAAACCTAAGAAAACGCGGATGCCGCACCAGCTTCCAGAGCTACAACTTTATTTTCCAACGGGGCCAAATCGTTTGTG GCGATCAGGACTACTGTAAGCGCCATCTGTGTCAATGTGATAAAAAAGCTGCCGATTGCTTTGATAAAAACCGGAGGACCTACAATAAAAAATTCCAATACTACAACAACCTTCTGTGCTTTGGGAGTGCCCCCAAGTGCTGA